The Arachis hypogaea cultivar Tifrunner chromosome 14, arahy.Tifrunner.gnm2.J5K5, whole genome shotgun sequence genome has a segment encoding these proteins:
- the LOC112742593 gene encoding uncharacterized protein, producing the protein MERKDEDATRERRRLFRRALWSLLGSIEAAATARACRAPVLTFCFYDLLPVRVSSVPFLTPRVRMQFSPLKSSAAISPDLFFRVNSSIRMALHDCYCHHIKLTNHRRTPNSFSFSSSISNPKFPKNKREQRDSSENDAYPRFLVVMRQTELPASNSKYGTNGKAVRMVPSSEVVKRSTLSDNKVKTVNGAKQNVNGAATIVKRDVNPPLTKAVKSRTSEELPPLEELKVLPSGEGFSWANENYSSWQRSIDVWSFVLSLRIRVLLDNAKWAYIRGFTEDKQVGSYTSLISAARKAILTFLQHSDSDIRLFYLCLFFADWNLFGYIFI; encoded by the exons ATGGAGAGAAAGGACGAAGACGCGACGCGAGAGAGAAGGAGGCTGTTCCGCCGTGCACTATGGTCGCTTCTGGGGTCAATTGAAGCCGCCGCCACTGCTAGGGCTTGCCGTGCTCCTGTCCTCACTTTCTGCTTCTACGATTTACTTCCTGTTC GCGTTTCATCAGTGCCGTTTTTGACGCCAAGGGTGCGGATGCAATTTTCTCCTTTGAAAAGTTCTGCTGCAATCTCCCCAGACCTCTTCTTCAG GGTTAATTCATCAATAAGAATGGCTTTGCATGATTGCTATTGTCACCATATAAAGTTGACAAATCATAGAAGAACACCAAACTCCTTCAGCTTCTCATCCTCCATTTCGAATCCCAAGTTTCCAAAGAATAAAAGGGAACAGCGTGATTCATCAGAGAATGATGCATATCCCAGGTTCCTGGTTGTAATGCGTCAGACAGAATTGCctgcatcaaattcaaagtatGGTACCAATGGAAAAGCTGTTAGAATGGTACCCTCAAGTGAGGTAGTGAAGAGAAGCACACTGTCAGATAATAAGGTGAAGACAGTGAATGGTGCAAAACAAAATGTTAATGGAGCAGCAACTATTGTAAAAAGAGATGTTAACCCACCCTTGACCAAGGCAGTGAAATCAAGAACCTCTGAAGAACTTCCACCACTGGAGGAGCTCAAGGTTTTGCCCTCGGGCGAAGGCTTCAGTTGGGCTAATGAGAATTACAGTTCTTGGCAGAGATCTATTGATGTTTGGTCTTTTGTGCTTTCTTTGCGTATTCGGGTTCTATTGGACAATGCAAAATGGGCATATATTAGAGGCTTCACAGAAGATAAACAGGTTGGTTCTTACACTTCATTAATTAGTGCTGCTAGAAAAGCAATTTTAACTTTCTTGCAGCACTCAGATTCAGACATAAGACTGTTTTACTTGTGTTTGTTTTTTGCTGATTGGAATTTGTTTGGTtacatttttatttag